From Humisphaera borealis, the proteins below share one genomic window:
- a CDS encoding tetratricopeptide repeat protein produces MRYRLRPSFLQVFDDLPYYPGHVFDSRWKQFLFRGTALVLIVLAVYAPVLLSQLLWVDSASETGELFLRSSEGLARLWTSPGIRPAYQPLSDSLLWLQYQSWGSHPLGFHLVSLVLHALNALLVWIICRRLSIPGGWLVATLFALHPTQAQAVAWVGGQGAILATTFLLSSLLMYLRFARIAPAEDDTPDDTTDDFRSEHFSSCDGGPLNYLVALTLFGLALLAGSWTWITPLVLILLLWWRRTKVTRADLKPLLPFLLLGLAACVFHAWRAELYASRQGIAADLTAIDRILLWGRSFWFYLAQLAVPSDLLFVYSRWEFDPSPWWQYLFPPAVIITVVAVWRWRLVVGRGPVVAVLSFAVCLLPTAGLVRHEWMRYAYVGDHLAYLARLGPIALLVAGLIRLTDRATDEDFRRFRRSVGGALLITTLGTFAFLQAQTYADAETLWRHVLASDPSSTVANRQLAKTYMAQGRTDLAARHLRSAVADNPDDVDLVVDWGAVLEAEGTLDEAEKQLLWAIHLDPANDRAYRLLASINAKRGKDTEALRYVELTLRYNLRDATAHGLRGAIYRRQKQPQAAIDELNAALELDATLVSARLELADLLFQLGRLPESAEQLQELVRIDPRNFDAFMKAGDLLGRLNDFARAERMFRSAVRVRPTSAEAHNNLGAALATQGRVSEAIYCFAQAVRLKPDFASAQKNLAWATARREADVPASLPARE; encoded by the coding sequence ATGCGATATCGGTTACGCCCCAGCTTCCTCCAAGTCTTCGACGACTTGCCCTACTACCCGGGCCACGTCTTCGATTCGCGCTGGAAGCAATTCCTCTTTCGCGGAACCGCCCTCGTTCTGATCGTCTTGGCCGTCTACGCGCCCGTGCTGCTGAGCCAGCTGCTCTGGGTTGACTCCGCCAGCGAGACCGGCGAACTCTTCCTGCGGAGCAGCGAAGGCCTGGCCCGACTTTGGACTTCACCCGGGATCAGGCCCGCCTATCAGCCCCTCTCCGACTCCCTCCTTTGGCTTCAATACCAGTCGTGGGGCTCACATCCGCTGGGATTCCACCTCGTCAGCCTGGTCCTTCATGCCTTAAATGCCCTGCTCGTCTGGATCATCTGCCGACGTCTGTCGATCCCGGGCGGCTGGCTCGTCGCTACCCTTTTCGCGCTGCACCCGACCCAGGCCCAGGCCGTCGCGTGGGTAGGCGGTCAAGGCGCCATCCTCGCCACGACCTTTCTCCTGTCATCTTTACTGATGTATCTCCGCTTCGCCCGCATCGCTCCCGCCGAGGACGACACCCCGGACGATACAACCGACGACTTTCGTTCCGAGCACTTTTCCTCGTGCGACGGCGGACCGCTCAACTACCTTGTCGCGCTGACACTCTTCGGGCTCGCCCTCCTGGCCGGCTCCTGGACCTGGATAACGCCGCTCGTCCTTATCCTTTTGCTCTGGTGGCGGCGAACCAAGGTGACAAGGGCCGACCTGAAGCCCCTGCTCCCGTTCCTCCTACTCGGATTGGCCGCCTGCGTCTTCCACGCTTGGCGGGCAGAACTCTACGCCAGCAGGCAGGGTATCGCCGCCGACCTGACCGCCATCGATCGCATTCTGCTCTGGGGGCGGTCGTTCTGGTTCTACCTTGCCCAGCTTGCCGTCCCTAGTGACCTCCTCTTCGTCTACTCTCGTTGGGAGTTCGATCCCTCCCCCTGGTGGCAGTATCTCTTCCCCCCCGCCGTTATCATCACCGTGGTGGCGGTTTGGCGTTGGCGATTGGTGGTCGGCCGAGGCCCCGTCGTCGCTGTTCTCTCGTTCGCGGTCTGTCTGCTCCCTACTGCCGGCCTCGTTAGGCACGAATGGATGCGATACGCCTATGTCGGCGACCACCTGGCCTATCTCGCCCGCCTGGGCCCGATCGCCCTGCTCGTCGCGGGGTTGATCCGCCTGACGGACCGTGCAACCGATGAAGATTTCCGTCGCTTCCGCCGATCGGTCGGCGGTGCCCTGCTCATCACTACCCTGGGCACGTTTGCCTTCCTCCAAGCTCAAACCTACGCCGACGCCGAAACCCTCTGGCGGCACGTTCTGGCGAGCGATCCCAGTTCCACCGTCGCCAACCGCCAGCTCGCAAAGACTTACATGGCTCAGGGCCGAACCGACCTCGCCGCCCGACACCTGCGGTCAGCCGTCGCCGATAACCCGGACGATGTCGACCTCGTCGTCGATTGGGGAGCCGTTCTCGAAGCCGAGGGAACACTGGACGAGGCCGAGAAGCAACTGCTTTGGGCAATTCACCTCGATCCCGCCAACGATCGCGCCTACCGCCTGCTCGCGTCCATCAACGCCAAACGAGGGAAAGACACCGAGGCCTTGAGGTACGTCGAGCTGACGCTCCGCTACAACCTACGTGACGCCACGGCCCATGGCCTACGCGGAGCCATCTATCGCCGCCAGAAACAGCCCCAAGCCGCGATCGACGAACTCAACGCTGCCTTGGAGCTCGATGCAACGCTGGTTTCCGCCCGGCTTGAGTTGGCCGACCTCCTGTTCCAGCTCGGCCGACTCCCCGAATCGGCAGAACAACTGCAGGAGCTTGTTCGGATCGACCCCCGCAATTTCGATGCCTTCATGAAGGCCGGCGACCTGCTCGGCCGCCTGAACGACTTCGCGCGAGCCGAGCGCATGTTCCGCAGTGCCGTGCGCGTCCGCCCAACATCCGCTGAGGCCCACAACAATCTCGGTGCCGCTCTGGCCACCCAGGGAAGAGTGAGCGAAGCGATCTATTGCTTCGCACAGGCCGTGCGGCTCAAGCCGGATTTCGCTTCTGCCCAAAAGAATCTTGCCTGGGCGACTGCTAGGCGAGAGGCGGATGTACCGGCAAGCTTGCCGGCTCGCGAGTGA
- a CDS encoding beta strand repeat-containing protein, with amino-acid sequence MLSAQAPARRYARIGGAAAAASVGLALWCSPPSRGSDWSGGTTDIFNNLSIGTLNISGGLNTIHGGDSRYTDGGTLTITSGLEFSGTTSPTLTLSSDDTVIGSPGIGGLLSLNANVSFTGSAGTATIANGNRLIDDGAGNITNSGSVGPLPGTINLNAAVRTFTIANGSAATDMVVSALITNGGLTKDGAGTLDLTFANSYTGVTTLTDGVLNVATIGNGGVAGNLGQAASAASNIVFNGGTLRYTGATATSDRAFTINAATTATINVTTNSLSLTGATGAATSGALTKIGNGTLILTGTSTYTGGTVISGGTLLANASGATGTGPVAVNSGGILGGSGSTGNTAGNVVSINSGGTVAPGDNSVGTLTTGEQAWMGGGSYVWEISDHTGSTPGTNWDLISMSGLNVGATAGNKFTIQVVTIGFGIDDITKNKWFTVATVPTANLSGTPISTSIFALPSPPTGESWEVQAVDIGGTTSVQISATPEPGSLSLAVVGAAGLLMRRSRRTPMPK; translated from the coding sequence GTGCTCTCTGCGCAGGCTCCGGCCAGGCGTTACGCGCGTATCGGCGGGGCAGCCGCGGCGGCTTCAGTGGGCCTTGCCCTGTGGTGCTCACCGCCGTCGCGCGGTTCGGATTGGAGCGGCGGCACGACCGACATTTTCAACAATTTATCCATTGGCACGTTGAACATCAGTGGTGGCCTGAACACGATCCACGGCGGGGATTCCCGCTACACCGACGGCGGAACGCTCACCATCACTTCCGGCCTCGAGTTTTCTGGAACCACAAGCCCCACTTTGACGTTAAGCTCTGACGATACGGTCATCGGAAGTCCAGGAATCGGCGGCCTGCTGAGCCTGAACGCCAACGTCAGTTTTACGGGTTCGGCCGGCACCGCCACCATCGCCAACGGCAATCGCTTGATCGACGACGGCGCGGGAAACATCACTAATAGCGGGTCCGTCGGTCCCCTGCCGGGCACGATCAATCTCAATGCCGCCGTTCGGACGTTCACCATCGCCAATGGTTCGGCTGCCACCGACATGGTGGTCTCCGCCTTGATCACGAACGGCGGCCTCACGAAGGACGGCGCGGGCACCCTGGATCTCACGTTCGCCAATTCCTACACGGGTGTCACAACCCTTACCGATGGCGTTCTCAATGTCGCGACGATCGGCAACGGCGGCGTTGCCGGTAATCTCGGTCAGGCAGCCAGTGCGGCGTCGAACATCGTTTTTAACGGCGGTACGCTCCGCTACACGGGGGCCACTGCCACATCGGATCGCGCCTTTACGATCAACGCCGCCACGACCGCGACGATCAATGTGACCACCAACAGTCTCTCCTTGACCGGCGCAACGGGTGCCGCGACCAGTGGGGCTCTGACGAAGATCGGCAACGGCACGCTGATCCTCACCGGCACCAGCACCTACACCGGGGGCACGGTCATCTCCGGCGGAACGCTTCTGGCCAACGCATCCGGCGCCACCGGAACGGGTCCGGTTGCCGTCAACAGTGGTGGGATTCTCGGCGGCTCGGGCTCCACTGGAAATACGGCGGGTAACGTTGTGTCGATCAACTCAGGAGGGACCGTCGCCCCGGGTGACAACTCCGTTGGCACCCTGACCACCGGCGAACAGGCTTGGATGGGTGGCGGCAGCTATGTATGGGAGATCAGCGACCATACCGGAAGTACTCCGGGCACGAATTGGGATCTGATTTCCATGAGCGGGCTCAATGTAGGAGCAACCGCTGGTAATAAGTTCACGATCCAGGTCGTAACTATTGGCTTTGGCATCGACGATATCACCAAGAACAAGTGGTTCACGGTCGCCACCGTTCCGACGGCAAATCTGTCGGGCACCCCTATTTCCACTTCCATCTTTGCGCTTCCGAGTCCCCCAACGGGTGAGTCCTGGGAAGTCCAGGCGGTGGACATCGGTGGCACGACATCAGTCCAGATCAGTGCCACGCCTGAACCAGGTTCGTTGAGCTTGGCGGTCGTCGGGGCTGCGGGGCTTTTGATGCGTAGATCGCGGCGCACGCCCATGCCAAAGTGA